The following nucleotide sequence is from Brienomyrus brachyistius isolate T26 chromosome 25, BBRACH_0.4, whole genome shotgun sequence.
ATAATGCAGCAAGCCCTGTTAAGGAGGTGGGCTGGATCCCCCCACATATGACGTGGCCCTCAAGACTGACCATCCAGTGCTGAAAACTGGTTCCCACTGTTTTACCTTTTCCACTGTTTTTAGTCCATGTTTGAAATCAATTGTGTTGAGTggtacaaaaaaatattttgacatGTATAGTACTAGTTGAGAAACCTTTTTTTATCCATTATAAATATTCTCTCCATCTCTTTCTATAACACCCTGAATCAATATTTCAGGTACAGGTATTGTCTCTCATTTCAACAGGTAGCACTAAAAGTCACCGTTGTACAATCGAAGGTGTTTCCCAGTGATTTTGTTAAAgcttggagtctatcccagctgaagtagggtgaccagataatcgaTGTCATCCCGGATGCCCCTGGGATACAGAAGTCATGCGCATAGTTTCCGTTGGCGTCATGCACTAAactcttcagccaataagggcaaagttggaGGCGGttccagttaaaaaaaataaataaacaacatTGTATTTTTTCATTTGAATTTGGACCATCGAATTGGAGCAACATGAAATGTTTTTTGTAATTTGTATCTTTACACCCTGAATTTGTTTTATCATGAATTTGTGAACATGGAAAAATAGCAGTGAAACTGCATTATGGAATTGTAATTcagaggcaaaaaaaaatctccataTTTCCAATGCATAAATATTCAATGTTAGAATATCAGTGGCACATAAATTCAAATTGTGATGAGACAGATTTGCTTCCATACAAGCACATTCAGATATACAAGGAATTTGCTTTGCTGGTTGGTGCCATACATTGAAAGataaaggtgtgtgtgtatatatacaggtgCTACCATAAATAGAAAAATATGGAATATATGATGTAGCAGTGTAGCTTGCATATTTAAGAGAGTGCATACTAGGAATGAGGAAGCAGTATTGGAGAGAGTGTTCCTGGTCTTGTTGATGCAGTGGGCTGCGGTGGGGAAGAAACTGTTCCTACGGCGTGATGTTTTGGTTCCAGTGGACCGCATCCTTCTGCCAGAagggagagtctgaaagcgtttGCGACCAGGTGAGGTGTTGAAGATTTCTGTGAACACAGGAGTCAGCTACAGTATTCAGTGCAGTGTTTCAAAGTGAATAGAGAGATGGAGTCTGGACCTGCAGCTTTGCGGGGTTTCAGCTTCTTGAAGACCTTGTAAGCATCCCTCTCTTGAATATGAAGAGATTAGGTGTGAGGTTTCAAAGATGCCACACTAGCAGTAGTGGTCTGTAGTCAGTGAGATGAGTTGTGGGGGATGATATGTGTACTGTCCAGTTGTCTATCAAAGCTGCAGTAGAAGTCATTCAATTGATTTGCAAGGCGTGGGTCGTTGACAGAGTGGGGGGCTGTGGGTTTGTAGTTGTTAGTCTGTCTGAGCCCTTTTTAGACAGACGCAGAGTCGCTGGCTGAGAACTGGTGTTGGAGTTTCTCAGAGTACAGTTGTGTAGCATTTCTCACTGCCTTGCAAGACCTGTTCCCCAGCTTCCTGTACCAGTCTTTGTTCCCACTTTTGAATGTATCTTCCTTCTGCAACCTTAGCTGTCTGAGCTTAGCTGTGAACCAGGGCTTGTCATTGCTGTAACTCACCCTGGTGCGTGATGGTACACAGCAGTTGTCACAGAAGCTGATGTAGGATGTTACAGCCTCTGTGTACTCATCCAGGCTTTTGGTAGCAGTCCTCAACACATCCCAGTCAGTACAGTCCATGCACACCTGAAGGCTCTCTGCTGGTGAAAAGTGGGTGAATATATACCAGTCTGTTTGCTGTTTTTAGCTTTGTAATGTATGATCGTAGCAAGCCCGGTTAATTTATGTATATTTGAGTTAAAGATTGATTGACAAAATACTGCTCAAATTAGTGTTTAATAGTGAGGCGAGATGACTTGGCTACAGTGGTCAGTTATTTTAATTCAATCTTGGGCACATTTGTTGGTAGATTTAGATTTGTTTGTTCGGACGGACAATGTTGACGCTAAAATGTCAATTTTCCAGTGAACTGCCTGGTTCTCCTAATTTGAAAATCTGTCGTGCATCATTTAATTTAGTTTAAGTGAATCCAGTATGAtaacaggaaaaataaaaccACCTGGAAAGCATGACCCCACAAATTCCTCatctgtatttatatctttggaAAAATGCAAGAAAAATACAAATGGTGATCCCTTTTCCACACCTCACTGGCTGCAGTTTCTCtcttgtgtttctgaaaaatttGTTTTAGGTGAATAGAAAGACTGGGCCTGTCTCCAGCTCCACCTTAAGATGGAGGACCCTTGTAGATGTAGAAAAATTACTTCAACAGATTACGGATGACTCCACAAAGTTGACTGACTGTCAGATAACAGAGGGTGACCTTGGACATGTCAGTGGAGAGTTTTTTGAAAAAGGTTTAAATTGCTTTGACTGGGAAACGTATGATGTCAGAATGCTCAAATCATGTGGTAAGCTAATTCTGGTATTTTGACACTTGCTTACATTTGTTATATATATTTGCCTTGTTATGACTGCATTCTGTCCCATTGTATGTCTGAAATGTTCTTTTCTTTACCTGTTTTTAGATCCGTACTTCGAGGCGCAACAGCGCTTGAATAAGTCGCTGTCATGCAGCACGTCAGATTTGCAGGAAGAAGAGGAAATTCGACCCAAGAGAAAGCCAAAGGCGATGTTAGTatcttgttttatattttcctGTAAATTCTACTGTAACTCTTTGAAACACACGTGCTAAGACAACTGTAAtggagtgcagtgcagtgcagtgcagacgTGCACAATCAGAGTATACATTGATTATTGAATAGCTTAGGATAAAAAAAATTTAGCTGCACTTTGGCTGATGACAATTTCAGATTTTTATAGAATATTAAAATGTgcttaaatacaaatgaagaaaTTACTCATTAAAATATTGCAGTGTAATTATTTTAGGAGATAATGATGACGACTGGTTATTTTTCCTCTCCAATTTATAGTCATTTGTTTGGAGATTCGGATGATGACACTGGGGAAGAAGATCATCAAAGAAAGAGAGCCAGGGGTCGACCCAAACCCCCACCACAGCCACCAGCTCCTGCTgtcccaccaccacctttccatgTGCCAAGTAGTAGCACAGTTGTCCCTCCTCCACCCACTCCACCGCTGCAGACAGAATGTAGAAGACCAACAGAACAGCAAACCCCTTCTGCAAGCCGGGTGCCCACACCCAACTGGC
It contains:
- the LOC125720447 gene encoding bromodomain-containing protein 4-like — its product is MFWFQWTASFCQKGESESVCDQVNRKTGPVSSSTLRWRTLVDVEKLLQQITDDSTKLTDCQITEGDLGHVSGEFFEKGLNCFDWETYDVRMLKSCDPYFEAQQRLNKSLSCSTSDLQEEEEIRPKRKPKAIHLFGDSDDDTGEEDHQRKRARGRPKPPPQPPAPAVPPPPFHVPSSSTVVPPPPTPPLQTECRRPTEQQTPSASRVPTPNWPGGRYDTSTIPALLPKSKL